The DNA sequence CTTCTTCTAGCTTTCCTTTCATACGAAGTTGAAAAGCCTTAGCTGCCAACTGGTTCGCACTCAGATCATGAAATGCAGCACTCGCTTCACTTGGTTTCCTAGTGGCTGCTATATTTTCATGAGCATGACTACTAAAATCATCAGTCCTTTTACGAAGAACTTCAGACATGAAGCTTCCATCGTTTGAAAACTTATTTAAGCTAGCCACTGCATCCGCTAAAAGACTAGAATCCTGAGTAGAAACGTCTTGCCTTATCCAGGAAAATTTATCTTGAACTTTAGGCTCCCTCATTTTAGGGAGTCCACAAGATACATCCTTCAGGTAGTGCCGACCAGTGTCCTAGAAGTCAAATTCACGTAGCATGTAAGAcacaaatattaatttttaactcAAGTTAAAAACAAAGCCAATAACAGTTGAATTTCATAGTTAAGCATTTTCAAAAAGATGAGAGCTCTCCCATATACCTTTTTATTATCCTTGTCACTTTGATTGCTGGAATCTGGTTGGCGTTCCTCACTCAGCCCTTTCTGTCTACTTCTTATGGCCTGTAGATGAGCACGAGATTGGGCAGCTTTATTAGATGCCACAGAGACGGTCAGTTGACCAAGAGAACCCCAACGCTCTCCGATAACCTGTATAAAAAACCAAGGATTAGAGCGCAAAGAAATataccaaaaaccaaaaacaaaacaaggtaGTTTGTGAACTAGTGATGCTTACTAAGACCTAGAAAGATGGGATTGGGAAATGGGGTTCAGGTAAATTAGTGGAAGCAAGTTCAATACCAATTTATTCCCCCGTTCTTGGCCTCTCACCAACATATTCCTATTGCAGGAAAATATTCTCAGAATTTAATTCATCAACTCCTCATTCCGATCTGATTAACAAGGGGATTTAAACCTAAAGGATATAGGAAAGTAAACGTATTCTAGGAATCTAATCCAAACCAGAACAGGAAAATTACTATCAATTAAGAgaaccctctttgtcaaccaaagagGGTAAAATTACTATTATACCCCCTTTAAGCATGGTAAGTTTATGGGTTATTGAGTAATATCACTAGCATGTACTCTCACACTCTTTCTGCAAGtaactctcacacaccaaatGCATCCCAGGTGCCCTTCCGCCTAGTCCGTATAAAAGAAGGAAATCAACAGACTAAAACCCTAGatattaaaatactaaaaccctAGAGATTACATGACTAAAACACCCTACAGAAGTAGGGCACGCCCCACTCTGGTTCCGTGTCAGCATACCTCCTGGAGCCTTCGTCCTTCTCGAGTCGCCTGCTCTTTTGCACGCTTCAGAGCTTTTAGTTTCCAACTTgcacctccatccccaacaacGGAGGAAGACAAAAGTTGATTTCCAGCAGCTTTAGGTTCATCTGTATCTTCTGGATAACCAGATCCGTCATCCTTTAAATATGGATTTAATTCCCTGGGATTGACCTTTATCTATAACACAGGGAAGATAAAGAGTAGTCAGTAAACAAAATATTCTGTAAAAAGAAGTGAAAAACAATTTGTTATTTTCAGGACGAGGTTAAACTCTTTGCGCTTAACTACAGTAAGTTCCCTCGTGTCCATTTTAGTCTTTGAACTCTAAAATGTGGCAATTAACCTCCCAAACAAAAAATTGTCTGTTTAGTTTGGGGACAATAGTAATTGCTCATCTACACCCATAAGCCAATGGGTTAAACCTATAATTTTCATGTGCCATCTCTGACCacaccaaacaaaacaaacgtgAACTTATTTGCCACCTAATATAAACTTTATGGACTAGTTTGTAACTCCAACTTAGTAGAACTAGAAAGGTAAAAAGGTAAATTCTCGCTTTACAAGATGGAAATATACCTCTTCAGTCGGATTTTCCTTTGGCTGCTCCTCAACATTCACTGTAGGGGTTTTATCTGTTTTTCCTTCAGGTCTAAGCATCCACTCTAAGCCAAATTCCTTCCTTGCAATCTCCCCATCTTTCAAACGATTGGGTCCTCTATCTCCATCTATATCGACGAAAGGAATGTGAAAATGTTAAGATCATATGATTAGATAAAAATATCTTTTATAAGAATAGCATAGAATACCTACCAGTAAATTCTTCATCCCCCATGCCTCCTAGACTCCTTCGcttactctttttctttctgtctTTTTTACTTCCATTTTTGCACCTTTCTTTTCTATCAGAACAACTATCACTGTCTTTACCATCAGAAGCAGAAGAATAATGATCTTCTGATACATATTCTTTCCTTCCCCTCCTTGATCTCCTTTTTGACCTATAACTGGCCTCATCCTCTGAATCATCCTCATTACTTCTTTTTCTCTTACCTTTTTTCCTACTCTGACTCCTCCTTCTATCTTGGTCAGAACTTCCCTCACTTTCAACGCCTGACgaatatgatgatgatgatgaatacttgtctgacgaataccatttttttttagacCCCTTCTTTATTCTATCAAGCTCTTCCCCATCCGAACTACTAGATTGAGAGCGCTTCTTTTCCTTCCTGCACTTATTCTCCTTATTACCCGACCTCttcttctgtttttgtttttttttctcaggaGCACTCAGATTCTCATCCTGTTAACAATAACAGAAAACATTAAACTACTCTCgaaaacaacaaattaaacAACATAAGGAACAAAGGATGCGATTTACCTTATCAATCTGGTCTCGGGGTATGATCTTCACTCCAGCAAGCATTATTTGTACTAACTGCAATTAGCGTCCTGCAGACAACCACAAACAGAATAGCAAGATCTGTTACCAACCAAAGACGAAAATAAATAACGTCACCCTATAAATAATTTTTGGGgggaaaacttgaaaattttgatttagcCTTTCATCCTTCATTTCTTTTTGTAATTAACACTTAATTTACTCTGAATTTGGATAATGAGCTTCTTTTCCCTCCAAATTAATCTCCAGTTTAAGTTAAATAGTGTACATGGAATCAAATCTGAAATATTTTTCTGCAATGAGTCTAGGATATTTGCAGGTTCATACGTAATAATTCTTGATGGTTCACtaggcaaaagaaaaatgattattggttcacctgGTGGGGTTTTAATCAGAAAATAATACGCTCTGATTACTCAGTAAGCAAAGCTCTAATGATATTCAACCCTTCTTAAGAAAAACCAATCTTGCAAAACATAAGTCCTAAAACATCACAGCACACCACTAAACTTCATG is a window from the Malus domestica chromosome 16, GDT2T_hap1 genome containing:
- the LOC103453310 gene encoding uncharacterized protein, with the translated sequence MLAGVKIIPRDQIDKDENLSAPEKKKQKQKKRSGNKENKCRKEKKRSQSSSSDGEELDRIKKGSKKKWYSSDKYSSSSSYSSGVESEGSSDQDRRRSQSRKKGKRKRSNEDDSEDEASYRSKRRSRRGRKEYVSEDHYSSASDGKDSDSCSDRKERCKNGSKKDRKKKSKRRSLGGMGDEEFTDGDRGPNRLKDGEIARKEFGLEWMLRPEGKTDKTPTVNVEEQPKENPTEEIKVNPRELNPYLKDDGSGYPEDTDEPKAAGNQLLSSSVVGDGGASWKLKALKRAKEQATREGRRLQEVIGERWGSLGQLTVSVASNKAAQSRAHLQAIRSRQKGLSEERQPDSSNQSDKDNKKDTGRHYLKDVSCGLPKMREPKVQDKFSWIRQDVSTQDSSLLADAVASLNKFSNDGSFMSEVLRKRTDDFSSHAHENIAATRKPSEASAAFHDLSANQLAAKAFQLRMKGKLEEAEELLQEVENRKAKQASGDNSVRPGNEQSTSRHVMQEMNLRQKKKEDDADMHLAQRITQNKKYSISGQADDEYDYDDAPRKKSKKKQGCDKKVTQNNSFATRFATQQERCLFCFENPRRPAHLVVAIANFTYLMLPQQQPVVPGHCCILPMQHVASTRTVDDDMWQEIRNFKKCLIMMFAKQEKEVVFLETVMGLAQQRRHCIVECIPMPHEIAKEAPLYFKKAIDEAEDEWSQHNAKRLIDTSVKGLRGSIPKDFPYFHVEFGLNKGFVHVIDDEQQFNSSLGLNVIRGMLQLPEEDMYRRRRHETVEAQKQAVKSFDQDWAAFDWTKQLHQS